A window of Culicoides brevitarsis isolate CSIRO-B50_1 unplaced genomic scaffold, AGI_CSIRO_Cbre_v1 contig_103, whole genome shotgun sequence genomic DNA:
atataaatttttaattgaaggtcaaaagatttgaataaaaattattatttagcaTGATTTGCCTGACCTTCGTGCTAGTATGTGATTTCCACACGAGATACGATCGAATTTCTGCTCATTTATTGACCGCAATACGTTATCTGGGCTGAGTTCAGTGTcgtttctatttaattttgttcagttttttacagattttctaaaatcatgaaattttaaaattcaaaaaaagttaaataattttaaaaaaattaaataatttaaatttttctcaaaaaattattcaaaaattatttaattttattttttattatttttaatttattaaattaatttttttaaataattaatttaattatatatgtatatttaatttataataaattaatatttaaaataaataaatcaattattttttttaaataaataaaaatatttttttttaaatctgaacTTTGACCATTTTGgtaattttggtatttttgagatttttacaaCAGTTCAAATacctttctttaaaattttgcactaaaaagtaattttatgtaattttctattatttttgcttcattCTACGCCTCTGTTTGTCTGTCACGAGTCACtgattttgtggtttttgctTCTAATgatacatatttttcaaaaaatctacaaaaaaattccatgcaagaaagtttttttccatACGACCTTTAAATTCTTACGTGGAGACGTCTAGTAATTTTCCGAATTTcactaagtttttttttatttctttctttcaggTGCGTGGCTTCGATGAAAACAACGGTAGAGTAATTGTCAAACTCGCTCTTGGCCAAAAACCGATCATGCTGGGAGAAAAATTCGTGCAACTCGTAACGCCTGAAGAGTATCAAAAATACAGCAAAATTCCCGTAGAGAcagaacacgaaaaaaagcacAACGGCAAATACGGACTAATTGCTTCGtcgaaaaatgacacaaaaaaggaagaagaaaaggAACGTCGGCGATCGCGAACGCCTGAGGAACGGTACAAATCATCATCTCGGCacgaaaaatccgaaaaatattcgaaagaATCATCATCGAGGCATGAAAAGTACAAATCCGATAAATATTCGGACTCTAGAGACTCGTCAAGATATGAGAAAAGTAGCAAAAACGGGTCAAGTCGACATCGATATTCGTCGGAGAGTGAAAGTGATTCGGACGACAGACaccgaaaatcatcaaaaagtaagaaaaagtcGTCGCACAAACATAAAAGTCACGATCGGAACCGCGAAAGATATTATTCATCGGATGAAGATCGCAGAGATcgaagaaaatcgaaaaaggaaaaacgcGGAAGATCTCGTTCGAggtcaagataatttttttttatttaaatttagttagaaaaaagttttacaaatatatattttttttaaaagaattttcatcaattttttatttttaaacacaacTTTAAACGTTCTTTAAGATTATTTTAGCAGCTTTTTTCGCCACAACGCTTATTATGTAGTTTGGCGTGCCCGAAACTGGCATTGGAATGACTGAAGCGTCAACAActcgtaattttttgacaccACGAACACGTAAATGCTCGTCAACGGCACTGTCTGAGGTTCCAAGGGCACAAGTTCCTCCctgttttgaatgaaaaattaaagtattagGAAATAAggcgattaaattttattatttcaatttgcgtcgaactttattttataaaattatgcaaaaaaaaaatcaaattaaaattaaagtatatttttgactcgttgtttatttattttttaaagaaattttaaagaaaaatttttttttccttgaccgtttttcgaaaaaaaaataaaaacggtcatgaaatttttcaagtcaag
This region includes:
- the LOC134836651 gene encoding probable splicing factor, arginine/serine-rich 7, which gives rise to MICLTFVLVRGFDENNGRVIVKLALGQKPIMLGEKFVQLVTPEEYQKYSKIPVETEHEKKHNGKYGLIASSKNDTKKEEEKERRRSRTPEERYKSSSRHEKSEKYSKESSSRHEKYKSDKYSDSRDSSRYEKSSKNGSSRHRYSSESESDSDDRHRKSSKSKKKSSHKHKSHDRNRERYYSSDEDRRDRRKSKKEKRGRSRSRSR